A window from Neobacillus sp. PS3-40 encodes these proteins:
- a CDS encoding divergent polysaccharide deacetylase family protein, with product MKKIIYLLIPSFLCAFLAIGTNAHGETKQLKAAIIIDDFGGCTVGAEKFLEGEIPITVAVMPFTDHSTEHAVWAHKNGFEVMIHLPMQPIRGKRSWLGSKPITIDLSTNEVKQRVYDAIKDVPYAKGLNNHMGSLAVADEHIVQAIVEVAKEKNLFIVDSGTSPDSKFPEITKKLGVPLIKRDVFLDDILSTSHVRKQMEKLAKVTELKGQGLAIGHVGIKGEACSAGVWQSMDLFKKRNIKIVPVSDLLTNELTEKNFLP from the coding sequence ATGAAAAAGATTATTTACTTGCTCATTCCTTCATTTTTATGTGCATTTCTCGCAATTGGAACAAATGCTCATGGTGAAACTAAACAATTAAAAGCAGCCATTATCATTGATGATTTCGGGGGATGTACGGTCGGGGCAGAAAAGTTTTTAGAAGGGGAAATACCAATTACTGTAGCAGTTATGCCATTTACAGATCATTCAACGGAACATGCAGTCTGGGCTCATAAAAATGGTTTTGAGGTGATGATCCATTTACCAATGCAGCCAATAAGAGGGAAAAGATCCTGGCTTGGTTCAAAGCCCATAACAATTGACCTCTCCACAAATGAAGTAAAACAACGTGTTTACGATGCGATTAAAGATGTCCCTTACGCCAAGGGATTAAATAATCATATGGGCTCCCTTGCAGTAGCAGATGAACATATAGTTCAAGCGATTGTAGAGGTTGCAAAAGAAAAAAATCTATTTATTGTCGACAGTGGTACGAGTCCTGATTCAAAATTTCCAGAGATTACGAAAAAGTTGGGAGTGCCACTTATAAAAAGAGATGTATTTCTAGATGATATTTTATCTACATCCCATGTTAGAAAACAAATGGAAAAGTTAGCAAAGGTTACTGAGTTAAAAGGCCAAGGTTTAGCCATCGGTCATGTGGGCATCAAGGGAGAAGCTTGTTCAGCCGGAGTCTGGCAGTCAATGGATTTGTTTAAAAAAAGAAACATTAAAATTGTACCCGTCTCAGATCTTTTAACAAATGAATTAACAGAAAAGAATTTTCTGCCTTAA
- a CDS encoding exodeoxyribonuclease III: protein MKLISWNVNGLRACVKKGFLDFFKEVDADFFCVQETKLQAGQIELELAGYHQYWNYAEKKGYSGTAIFSKFEPISVKYGVGAKDSEQEGRIITLEFADFYLVNVYTPNSQRDLARLGFRLDWEDEIRAYLQELDNVKPVILCGDLNVAHHEIDLKNPKSNQNNSGFTYEERGKMTALLEGGFVDSYRHFYPDDEGAYTWWSYMSKIRERNIGWRIDYFIASERLRDRLQGARIYSKVMGSDHCPILLEIDLSA from the coding sequence ATGAAACTAATATCTTGGAATGTAAACGGACTTAGGGCCTGTGTAAAAAAAGGATTTTTAGATTTTTTCAAAGAAGTTGATGCAGATTTTTTCTGTGTCCAGGAGACAAAATTACAAGCAGGACAAATTGAACTTGAATTAGCAGGATACCATCAATATTGGAACTATGCTGAAAAAAAGGGATATTCCGGGACAGCTATATTTTCAAAATTTGAACCAATTTCAGTTAAATATGGTGTTGGAGCAAAAGATTCGGAGCAAGAAGGAAGAATTATTACGCTAGAGTTTGCGGATTTTTATTTAGTTAATGTATATACGCCTAATTCACAAAGGGATTTGGCAAGGCTCGGCTTCCGATTAGACTGGGAAGATGAAATCCGTGCGTACCTTCAAGAATTAGATAACGTTAAGCCTGTTATCCTATGTGGAGATCTAAATGTAGCTCATCATGAAATTGATCTAAAAAATCCTAAATCAAATCAAAATAACTCTGGTTTTACCTATGAGGAACGGGGAAAAATGACGGCGCTACTTGAAGGCGGTTTTGTCGATAGTTATCGGCATTTTTATCCGGATGATGAAGGGGCATATACTTGGTGGTCATATATGAGCAAGATTCGCGAACGGAATATTGGGTGGCGAATTGATTATTTTATCGCTTCTGAAAGATTGCGAGATCGTTTGCAAGGTGCCAGAATTTATTCTAAAGTCATGGGCAGCGATCATTGTCCAATTTTACTAGAAATTGACCTTTCCGCTTAA
- a CDS encoding pyruvate, water dikinase regulatory protein, translated as MNQKEIVYIISDSVGETAEFVVKAVATQFNGGHVEIRRNSYVEEIEDIEDVLTLAKKTQSIIAYTLVIPFLKAYLDHRAAEEEIHAVDLLNPLMDAFMQKFNKMPNQKPGLLRKLDEDYFRKIEAIEFAVKYDDGRDPRGVLRADIVLMGVSRTSKTPLSMYLAHQRYKVANVPLVPEVPPPDELFKIPRKNCIGLIISPDKLNAIRTERLRALGLGSQANYASFERILEELDYAEKIMKRVGCPIIDVSNKAVEETASLILDVLKKREEH; from the coding sequence TTGAATCAGAAGGAAATAGTATATATTATCTCTGACTCCGTAGGGGAAACGGCAGAATTTGTTGTAAAAGCAGTGGCAACCCAATTTAATGGTGGTCATGTAGAAATTCGCCGCAATTCCTATGTAGAAGAGATTGAAGATATTGAGGATGTTTTAACTCTTGCTAAAAAGACACAATCAATCATCGCTTATACACTTGTCATTCCATTTCTAAAGGCATATTTGGATCATCGTGCTGCAGAAGAGGAAATCCATGCAGTTGATTTGTTAAATCCCCTCATGGATGCATTTATGCAGAAATTTAACAAAATGCCAAATCAGAAACCAGGATTATTACGCAAATTAGATGAAGATTATTTTCGAAAAATAGAAGCTATCGAATTTGCAGTGAAATATGATGATGGCCGAGACCCCCGTGGTGTTTTGCGAGCTGACATCGTTCTAATGGGAGTATCACGGACATCGAAAACGCCACTATCGATGTATTTAGCTCATCAACGTTATAAGGTTGCGAATGTTCCACTGGTTCCTGAGGTACCACCGCCAGATGAACTTTTCAAAATACCACGAAAAAATTGTATTGGATTGATCATCTCACCGGACAAATTAAATGCAATTCGTACGGAACGGCTTCGTGCCCTTGGGCTTGGATCCCAAGCAAATTATGCAAGTTTTGAGCGTATTTTGGAAGAATTAGATTATGCTGAAAAAATAATGAAGCGTGTTGGTTGTCCAATCATCGATGTTTCCAACAAAGCAGTCGAGGAAACGGCTAGTTTAATTTTAGATGTATTAAAGAAAAGAGAGGAGCATTAA
- a CDS encoding peptidylprolyl isomerase, with protein MNKKGYILMKNGEKIEFDLFPNEAPGTVANFEKLAKEGFYNGLTFHRVIPGFVSQGGCPQGTGTGGPGYTIKCETEGNPHKHEPGSLSMAHAGKNTGGSQFFIVHESQPHLNGVHTVFGKVTSGLETAKAMRNGDVMEKMEIFDEE; from the coding sequence ATGAATAAAAAAGGTTACATACTAATGAAAAATGGTGAAAAGATTGAGTTTGACTTGTTTCCAAATGAAGCACCTGGAACAGTTGCAAACTTTGAAAAATTAGCAAAGGAAGGCTTTTATAATGGATTAACCTTCCATCGTGTAATTCCTGGTTTTGTAAGCCAAGGAGGGTGCCCTCAGGGGACAGGAACTGGTGGTCCTGGCTACACAATTAAGTGTGAAACAGAAGGCAATCCGCATAAACATGAACCGGGTTCACTTTCTATGGCCCACGCTGGAAAAAACACAGGTGGAAGCCAATTTTTCATTGTTCATGAATCACAACCACATTTGAATGGTGTTCATACAGTCTTTGGAAAAGTAACATCTGGCCTCGAAACTGCTAAAGCAATGAGGAACGGTGATGTTATGGAGAAAATGGAAATATTCGATGAAGAATAG
- a CDS encoding Ger(x)C family spore germination protein, producing MKKFLLLTIVLILNLSILTGCWNYREVEKLAIVAGVAIDKGKNNQFRVTVEIIQISGGKDTKITSKLVTIEGKTIFDAVRNAISLSGKKLYWSHTKVVVISKDIAKNGILRVVDWYNRDSETRSDVNLLISKEKTAREVLEGTGVTDEIKSFELADTLKNEKSLSKAPTSEIWQFINDLESPGIVNVIPTVSLNQTENNSTPQVMGLAIFKKAKLIGFLNGRESKSVLFVKDEVKGGLLVQGVQGNKSTPVSLEIFKSKTKMEPVVKANHDIEFNVTINTTVAIDEIGNSENLTSEPQLEKLKRSTEAMVKKYVENCIKKVQSDYGVDIFGFGEKLREEKPRIWNRIGNNWEDKFKELKVNVKVKVDIKGSGMFSQPIEVGD from the coding sequence ATGAAAAAGTTCCTACTACTAACTATTGTTCTTATTCTTAATTTATCGATCCTAACTGGTTGTTGGAATTATCGGGAAGTTGAGAAACTTGCTATCGTTGCAGGGGTTGCTATTGATAAAGGTAAAAATAATCAATTTCGAGTAACAGTTGAAATCATACAAATTAGTGGTGGAAAAGATACAAAAATAACCTCAAAACTCGTCACAATTGAAGGAAAAACAATCTTTGATGCAGTAAGGAATGCAATTTCGTTATCAGGGAAAAAACTGTATTGGAGTCATACCAAAGTAGTTGTAATCAGTAAGGATATAGCAAAAAATGGAATTTTGAGGGTAGTGGACTGGTATAATCGTGACTCTGAAACAAGGTCAGATGTTAATCTTCTTATTTCAAAGGAGAAAACAGCAAGGGAAGTATTGGAGGGGACAGGTGTAACAGATGAAATTAAATCTTTTGAACTAGCTGATACCTTAAAGAACGAAAAATCTTTAAGTAAAGCCCCTACATCAGAAATTTGGCAGTTTATCAATGACTTAGAATCTCCGGGCATTGTAAACGTAATCCCAACAGTAAGCTTAAACCAAACTGAAAATAATTCGACCCCTCAAGTTATGGGTTTAGCTATTTTTAAGAAAGCAAAGCTAATAGGTTTTTTAAATGGACGGGAAAGCAAATCAGTCCTTTTTGTTAAGGATGAAGTGAAGGGTGGTTTACTTGTACAAGGTGTTCAGGGGAATAAATCCACACCTGTTTCATTGGAAATTTTTAAAAGTAAAACAAAGATGGAGCCTGTAGTAAAAGCGAATCATGATATCGAATTTAACGTTACTATTAATACAACTGTAGCAATTGATGAAATTGGAAATAGTGAAAATCTCACTTCCGAACCACAGCTTGAGAAATTGAAGAGAAGTACGGAGGCAATGGTAAAAAAATATGTTGAGAATTGCATTAAAAAAGTCCAATCCGATTATGGGGTTGATATCTTTGGGTTTGGGGAAAAATTACGTGAGGAAAAGCCACGTATATGGAATCGAATAGGTAATAATTGGGAAGATAAATTTAAAGAGTTAAAAGTAAATGTGAAAGTTAAGGTTGATATAAAAGGAAGTGGAATGTTTTCACAACCTATTGAAGTGGGGGATTAA
- a CDS encoding helix-turn-helix transcriptional regulator: protein MKGVDTIKLTNRQEEILQIVKSNGPITGKQIADKLSLTRAALRPDLAILTMAGNLDARPRVGYFFNEDREMVLQAKKFVQQQVANFKAHPIVIQKSTSVYDAIVQLFLEDVGTLYAIDENGYLAGVISRKDLLRTAIGNKNLENLPVSVIMTRMPNIIMIKPEETLLEAANKMIINHIDSLPVVREVDQMPHTYLVIGRITKTTITRAYLEISEQ, encoded by the coding sequence ATGAAAGGGGTGGACACTATTAAACTGACAAATCGACAGGAAGAAATTTTGCAAATTGTTAAAAGCAATGGACCGATTACGGGAAAACAAATTGCTGATAAGCTTTCACTCACACGTGCTGCTTTAAGACCAGATTTAGCTATTTTAACAATGGCAGGAAATCTTGATGCTAGGCCGCGTGTCGGTTATTTTTTCAACGAAGATCGGGAAATGGTGCTTCAAGCTAAAAAGTTTGTTCAGCAACAAGTAGCAAATTTCAAAGCACACCCTATTGTTATTCAGAAATCTACTTCTGTTTATGATGCGATTGTCCAGCTTTTTTTAGAGGATGTCGGTACCTTATATGCGATTGATGAAAATGGTTATTTAGCAGGTGTTATATCACGAAAAGATTTACTTCGAACGGCAATTGGCAATAAAAACCTTGAGAATTTGCCAGTTAGCGTTATTATGACAAGAATGCCAAATATTATCATGATAAAGCCGGAAGAAACGTTATTGGAAGCAGCAAACAAAATGATTATCAACCATATAGATTCACTGCCTGTTGTAAGGGAAGTTGATCAAATGCCACATACATATTTGGTCATTGGTCGGATTACAAAGACGACGATAACACGTGCATATCTTGAAATCAGTGAACAATAA
- a CDS encoding endospore germination permease — protein MRREHISDKEAIFLMIIFIIGSSFILGVGGEAKNDAWISVILGIFMAVPMILIYARLLSLLPDMGLYDILEWAFGKVIGKLFALFYIWYSFHLGALVIRDFGEFTATIAMPETPMFVSMLCLMIVCIVAVRSGVEVMGRISAAVLPLLFIIITAVQLMAIPKMNFHFLKPILGNGLLPVIKAGFSTFSFPFAETVLLMGVFFSLKTKKSPYKVYLLGTAIGGGLIVIITIRNIVVLGETYTKYYFPAHVAVSMISLGDFLQRIELSVAVIFVFGVFIKSSVCLFVLSKGIAKLFNLTDYRSIVIQSGLLMLYFSVIFSDNIMQLTSWAFKIYAYYAFPFQVIFPIILLVTVEIKVRRNKKNLLDDSSFVNNKS, from the coding sequence ATGCGTAGGGAACACATTTCAGATAAAGAAGCTATTTTCCTTATGATCATTTTTATTATTGGTAGCTCGTTTATTCTTGGAGTGGGTGGTGAAGCTAAAAATGATGCATGGATCAGCGTCATTCTGGGGATTTTCATGGCAGTCCCAATGATCCTTATTTATGCAAGATTGCTTTCACTTCTACCTGATATGGGCTTATATGATATTTTAGAGTGGGCGTTTGGAAAAGTGATCGGAAAACTATTCGCTCTTTTTTACATTTGGTATTCCTTTCATCTTGGAGCCTTGGTCATTAGGGATTTTGGTGAATTTACTGCTACTATTGCTATGCCAGAAACACCGATGTTTGTTTCAATGCTTTGTTTGATGATTGTTTGTATTGTGGCTGTCAGGTCAGGAGTTGAGGTGATGGGAAGAATTAGTGCTGCTGTGCTTCCATTACTATTTATAATTATTACAGCAGTCCAACTGATGGCGATACCTAAAATGAACTTTCATTTTCTTAAACCAATACTCGGAAATGGATTACTTCCAGTCATAAAGGCAGGGTTCTCTACCTTTTCTTTCCCTTTTGCAGAAACCGTTCTATTAATGGGTGTTTTTTTTTCATTGAAAACAAAAAAGTCACCATATAAGGTTTACCTATTAGGAACTGCTATTGGGGGAGGCTTAATTGTCATCATTACCATCCGAAATATTGTTGTGTTGGGGGAAACGTACACAAAATATTATTTTCCTGCACATGTCGCTGTTAGTATGATAAGTTTAGGTGATTTTTTGCAAAGAATTGAATTATCCGTTGCGGTAATATTTGTATTCGGGGTTTTCATCAAATCGAGTGTCTGTTTATTTGTATTATCTAAAGGAATTGCTAAACTATTCAACCTAACTGATTATCGGTCGATTGTTATTCAGTCAGGGCTTTTAATGCTTTATTTTTCAGTGATTTTTTCCGATAATATTATGCAATTGACCAGTTGGGCTTTCAAAATATATGCCTATTATGCATTTCCTTTTCAAGTAATTTTCCCAATTATTCTTTTAGTTACAGTAGAGATAAAAGTAAGAAGAAACAAGAAAAATCTCCTGGATGATAGTAGCTTTGTCAACAATAAAAGCTAA
- a CDS encoding YitT family protein: protein MKQILLRTLAITILTFIMAFALNSFLIPYKVLTGGVTGISIIIHQYIPLNTGWIILLINIPLFILGYFHLGKRFMFLTIYSIFLLSLAMKMIPVHAFSHDILLSCIFGGVLFGLCVGATIRLGGSSGGLDIISVILSKKKDISVGYLSTYMNLGVVITSAFVFGTDKTLYTLFAIFASGRAVDTVYTNYTKLTITIVTENWKELSETLIKLHPRGITMTNAEGAYTHHPKKVLTTVITKYELPETKEAIRKQDPGAFVHITKAIEVMGRFRRE from the coding sequence GTGAAACAAATCTTACTAAGAACCTTAGCTATTACGATTCTAACCTTTATTATGGCCTTTGCTTTAAATAGTTTTCTAATTCCCTATAAAGTACTCACAGGCGGAGTTACTGGAATCTCAATTATTATCCATCAGTATATCCCCTTAAATACTGGCTGGATCATCTTACTTATCAACATACCTTTATTTATATTGGGGTACTTTCATCTAGGAAAAAGATTTATGTTTTTAACGATTTATTCAATTTTCCTACTTTCCTTGGCAATGAAAATGATTCCCGTCCATGCATTTAGCCATGACATTCTGTTGTCATGTATATTTGGTGGAGTTCTATTCGGATTATGTGTGGGCGCAACTATTCGTTTGGGTGGTTCCAGTGGGGGACTCGACATTATTAGCGTCATCCTTTCGAAGAAGAAGGATATATCTGTTGGGTATTTGAGTACATACATGAATCTGGGGGTTGTAATTACATCTGCATTTGTGTTTGGCACTGATAAAACGCTTTACACATTGTTCGCCATATTCGCATCAGGTCGAGCTGTTGATACTGTTTACACAAATTACACAAAATTAACGATTACGATAGTTACTGAAAACTGGAAAGAATTAAGTGAAACCTTAATAAAATTGCATCCACGCGGAATTACCATGACAAACGCAGAAGGTGCTTATACCCATCATCCAAAAAAGGTTTTAACCACAGTTATTACAAAATACGAATTACCTGAAACAAAAGAAGCCATCCGTAAGCAAGATCCAGGTGCTTTTGTTCATATTACAAAGGCAATTGAAGTTATGGGACGATTTCGGAGAGAATAA
- a CDS encoding spore germination protein: MFRKKDLKGHSKNVVEQSKNNIENDAHCLVTSLEANIELFTKIFNNDETLVVRRFQNKYLKEAKCCAVYIAGMVNTDMLNENVIQPILQNNLREDIYTHKLLEELQYKIIVSDNVNLVNDLSELVNSVISGDTILLLEGYDNALIISTRGWPTRSIEEPESAKVVRGPREGFTESLMTSLSLIRRKINTPELKFKFREMGERTHTKVCVCYIEGLAVEEILLELEKRLDAIKIDAILDSGYIQELIRDAPFSPYETVGYSERPDVIAAKLLEGRIAIVVDGSPFVLTVPFVLAESFQSDEDYYNNFIFSSFNRMIRMVGVFVATGLPAVYLAIVTYHQEMLPTPLLISIASARQGVPFPSVVALFFMLLVFDVIREAATRMPTPIGQAVNIVGTLVLGQAIVEAKIVSSPVIIITAISGIMKLLSPTALGSIIVLRLFFLLLASVMGIYGYILGMIIATLHLMNVRSFGVPYMLGLSSVKNHNGQDIWIRAPWWTMTLRPKIIGARNLVRQSMKKTVGSKPK; encoded by the coding sequence ATGTTTCGCAAAAAGGATTTAAAGGGCCATAGTAAGAATGTAGTGGAGCAAAGTAAGAATAACATTGAAAATGATGCCCATTGTTTAGTAACATCCCTTGAAGCAAATATTGAATTGTTTACTAAAATATTTAATAATGATGAAACACTTGTTGTGAGAAGGTTTCAGAATAAGTATTTGAAAGAGGCAAAGTGCTGTGCCGTTTATATTGCAGGAATGGTTAATACAGATATGCTTAACGAAAATGTTATTCAGCCTATTTTGCAAAACAACCTGAGGGAGGATATTTACACCCATAAATTATTGGAGGAATTACAATATAAAATAATTGTCTCTGATAATGTGAATTTGGTTAACGATTTAAGCGAACTTGTAAATTCTGTGATTAGTGGAGATACCATTTTATTATTAGAGGGTTATGACAACGCTCTTATCATTAGTACAAGAGGTTGGCCAACAAGGTCAATTGAGGAGCCTGAATCTGCAAAGGTTGTCCGTGGACCACGGGAAGGATTTACGGAGTCTCTTATGACAAGTTTGTCTTTAATACGAAGGAAAATTAATACTCCAGAATTAAAATTCAAATTTCGAGAAATGGGTGAAAGAACACACACGAAGGTTTGTGTTTGTTATATAGAGGGGTTGGCAGTAGAAGAAATATTGCTTGAATTGGAAAAACGGTTAGATGCAATTAAAATTGATGCAATCCTTGACTCGGGCTATATTCAAGAGCTTATACGAGATGCCCCGTTTTCACCATATGAGACAGTTGGATATAGTGAGAGACCAGATGTTATTGCTGCTAAACTACTTGAGGGAAGAATCGCAATCGTTGTAGATGGAAGTCCCTTTGTTTTAACGGTTCCATTCGTACTTGCTGAATCTTTCCAATCGGACGAGGACTATTATAATAACTTTATTTTTTCTTCTTTTAACAGAATGATTCGAATGGTTGGGGTTTTCGTTGCAACAGGTTTACCAGCTGTATACCTAGCTATTGTGACATACCATCAGGAAATGCTACCTACGCCCCTACTGATTAGTATAGCATCAGCGCGTCAGGGAGTCCCCTTTCCAAGTGTTGTAGCTTTATTTTTTATGCTATTAGTTTTTGATGTCATAAGGGAAGCTGCAACTAGAATGCCTACCCCGATAGGCCAGGCTGTGAATATTGTTGGTACCCTGGTATTAGGTCAGGCAATAGTAGAAGCAAAAATAGTCAGTTCTCCCGTCATTATCATAACGGCCATTTCAGGTATTATGAAATTGTTAAGTCCCACTGCTTTGGGATCTATCATTGTTTTGCGATTATTTTTCCTATTACTTGCTTCTGTTATGGGGATTTACGGGTATATATTAGGAATGATTATAGCCACTTTGCATTTAATGAATGTTCGTTCTTTTGGCGTACCATATATGTTAGGCCTTTCCTCTGTAAAAAATCATAATGGACAAGATATATGGATTCGAGCTCCATGGTGGACAATGACATTACGCCCTAAGATCATTGGTGCAAGGAATTTAGTGAGGCAATCAATGAAAAAAACAGTGGGAAGTAAACCCAAATGA
- the ppdK gene encoding pyruvate, phosphate dikinase yields the protein MQKFVYLFNEGNSDMKELLGGKGANLAEMTRIGLPVPYGFTISTQACNAYYETEKTIPTIVENQVLEALNILEEKMGKKLGDPENPLLVSVRSGAVFSMPGMMDTILNLGMNDETVEGVARLTNNARFAYDSYRRFIQMFSNVVLQIDGFYFEQFLEEIREEKGYTTDPELTAEDWQEVIAGYKEIVIKHTRKEFPQEPKEQLFLSINAVFDSWNNQRAIVYRRLNKIPGHLGTAVNIQSMVFGNMGNDSGTGVAFTRNPSTGESILYGEYLINAQGEDVVAGIRTPQPIATLKDEMPEVFKQFTATCDRLEQHYLDMQDIEFTVERGKLFILQTRTGKRTAQAAIQIAVDMVEAGIIDKKTALLRVDPDQLNQLLHRRIDDTFIRKQLAKGLPASPGAATGKVVFDADEAELLGNDGQKVILVRPETTPDDIHGIIAAQAVVTSRGGMTSHAAVVARGMGKACICGCEALKIDLKAKQFSIGETIVNYGDIITIDGSTGEIMLGEIPMIEPELSDEFQLLLSWADEVREIGVRANADNPTDAKKAFEFGAGGIGLCRTEHMFMDSTRIPIVQKMILADNFEDRMEALDQLLPMQQGDFEGIFEAMEGHPVTIRLLDPPLHEFLPDKEELLVEVTKLQILDPNSSELKKKEQLLKKVRQLDEFNPMLGHRGCRLGVIYPEIYEMQAKAIFYAAAKLADKGMEVKPEIMIPLVGHVNELKQMRQLVIDSGEKVKTETGIETEYTIGTMIEIPRAALTADQIAAEADFFSFGTNDLTQTTFGYSRDDAESKFLQAYIEQKVLPENPFAVLDQEGVGKLVEMGVKLGRQAKPGLKTGICGEHGGEKSSIEFCYKTGLDYVSCSPYRVPLARLAAAQATIRNVKN from the coding sequence ATGCAGAAATTTGTTTATCTATTTAACGAAGGTAATAGCGATATGAAGGAACTTTTAGGAGGAAAGGGAGCTAATTTAGCTGAAATGACACGAATTGGTTTACCTGTCCCTTATGGTTTTACCATCTCAACACAAGCATGTAATGCTTATTATGAAACAGAAAAGACCATCCCAACGATTGTTGAAAATCAGGTATTAGAGGCACTAAACATTCTTGAGGAAAAAATGGGTAAGAAACTTGGCGACCCTGAAAATCCATTACTCGTTTCTGTTCGATCTGGAGCTGTTTTCTCAATGCCAGGGATGATGGATACGATTTTGAACCTTGGAATGAATGATGAAACTGTCGAAGGTGTTGCTAGGTTAACAAATAATGCGCGGTTTGCTTATGATTCATATCGCCGTTTTATTCAGATGTTTAGCAATGTAGTTCTTCAAATAGATGGTTTTTATTTTGAACAATTTTTAGAAGAAATCCGTGAGGAAAAGGGATATACAACAGACCCAGAATTGACTGCTGAAGACTGGCAGGAAGTTATTGCAGGCTATAAAGAAATTGTTATAAAACATACGCGCAAGGAATTTCCACAAGAACCTAAAGAGCAACTATTCCTTTCTATTAACGCTGTATTTGACTCATGGAATAATCAGCGGGCAATCGTTTATCGTCGCCTAAATAAAATTCCTGGCCATTTAGGTACTGCTGTTAATATCCAAAGCATGGTATTCGGTAATATGGGCAATGATTCGGGAACTGGTGTTGCCTTTACTAGAAATCCATCAACAGGTGAGTCTATTCTTTATGGAGAATATTTAATCAATGCCCAAGGGGAAGACGTTGTTGCAGGTATCCGTACACCTCAGCCAATTGCAACTTTAAAGGATGAAATGCCAGAAGTTTTCAAGCAATTTACAGCAACCTGTGATCGTCTTGAACAGCATTATTTAGATATGCAAGATATTGAGTTTACGGTTGAACGTGGAAAGCTATTTATTTTACAAACACGTACTGGAAAACGCACAGCACAAGCAGCAATTCAGATTGCAGTAGATATGGTTGAAGCAGGTATTATTGATAAAAAAACAGCTCTACTCCGTGTAGATCCTGATCAATTAAATCAACTTCTGCACCGCCGAATTGATGATACATTTATTCGCAAACAATTAGCAAAAGGATTACCAGCATCACCTGGTGCTGCAACAGGTAAAGTTGTATTTGATGCGGATGAAGCTGAACTTTTAGGTAATGATGGACAAAAAGTCATTCTTGTTCGCCCTGAAACAACGCCTGATGACATCCATGGTATCATTGCAGCCCAAGCGGTTGTTACAAGCCGAGGTGGAATGACAAGCCATGCTGCCGTTGTTGCAAGGGGTATGGGAAAAGCGTGTATCTGTGGATGTGAAGCTTTAAAAATTGATTTAAAAGCAAAACAATTCTCAATTGGTGAAACAATTGTCAATTACGGCGATATTATTACGATTGATGGGTCGACTGGTGAAATTATGCTAGGTGAAATTCCAATGATTGAGCCTGAACTTTCCGATGAGTTCCAGCTACTCCTTTCTTGGGCTGATGAAGTAAGAGAAATTGGCGTTCGTGCAAATGCTGATAACCCAACCGATGCTAAGAAAGCATTTGAATTTGGTGCAGGTGGAATTGGGTTATGCCGTACAGAACATATGTTTATGGACAGCACGCGAATCCCAATTGTTCAAAAAATGATTCTTGCAGATAACTTCGAGGATCGAATGGAAGCTCTTGACCAGCTATTACCAATGCAACAAGGTGATTTTGAAGGAATCTTTGAAGCAATGGAGGGACATCCTGTAACAATTCGCTTATTGGATCCACCTTTACATGAGTTCTTACCTGATAAAGAAGAACTCCTTGTAGAAGTAACAAAACTTCAAATTTTAGATCCAAATTCATCTGAATTGAAGAAAAAAGAGCAACTTCTTAAAAAAGTTCGCCAGTTAGATGAATTTAACCCAATGCTTGGCCACAGAGGCTGTCGTTTAGGGGTAATCTATCCGGAAATATATGAAATGCAAGCAAAAGCCATTTTTTATGCTGCTGCAAAATTAGCGGATAAAGGGATGGAAGTAAAGCCAGAAATCATGATCCCACTTGTAGGACATGTTAACGAATTAAAACAAATGCGCCAATTGGTTATTGATTCCGGAGAAAAAGTAAAAACCGAAACTGGCATAGAGACTGAATATACGATTGGGACAATGATTGAAATCCCACGTGCTGCCTTAACAGCAGACCAAATTGCAGCCGAAGCAGATTTCTTCTCATTTGGAACAAATGATTTAACACAAACAACCTTTGGTTATAGCCGTGATGATGCAGAAAGTAAATTTTTGCAAGCATATATTGAGCAAAAAGTTCTTCCAGAAAATCCGTTTGCAGTACTTGATCAAGAAGGTGTAGGTAAACTCGTAGAAATGGGAGTGAAGTTAGGTCGCCAAGCAAAACCAGGACTGAAAACTGGAATTTGCGGGGAACATGGCGGAGAGAAGAGCTCTATCGAATTCTGCTATAAAACAGGACTTGATTATGTAAGTTGTTCTCCATATCGTGTACCACTAGCAAGGCTTGCTGCTGCCCAAGCAACGATTCGAAATGTGAAGAATTAG